One Papaver somniferum cultivar HN1 chromosome 10, ASM357369v1, whole genome shotgun sequence genomic window carries:
- the LOC113318872 gene encoding transcription factor UNE12-like, which produces MANSNHHHNHHQNHQQNHPEGLTDDFFEQILAIPSYPGNHHHQHQRHDSSGLTTNVGNLAGTPPPPSSSMLLQLNSGNSNIYHQQQQQQGNLFPLGLGLEQSLGKTSSTSFMKLNEESSTTSGMGHASSSSNDNRGGGLGNSAHMSNLFPSAFGGHHVQQQQQQRHSVRPTLQSHQVHQQPFHGQPTPGAAGTVQHPPAIRPRVRARRGQATDPHSIAERLRRERIAERMKALQELVPSSNKTDRAAMLDEIVDYVKFLRLQVKVLSMSRLGGAGAVAQLVADTPLSSVEGEASDGGSNRQAWEKWSTDGTEHQVAKLIEEDVGAAMQFLQSKALCIMPISLASAIYHTQTDNSSAIKPEPNAQNQ; this is translated from the exons ATGGCTAATAGTAACCACCACCATAatcatcatcagaatcatcaacaaaaTCATCCAGAAGGATTAACAGATGATTTCTTTGAACAGATCTTGGCCATTCCATCTTACCCTGGAAACCACCATCACCAACACCAGCGTCATGATTCTTCAGGTTTAACTACAAATGTTGGAAATTTGGCgggaacaccaccaccaccatcttcatctatGCTTTTACAACTCAACTCTGGGAATAGTAATATTTAtcatcaacaacagcagcaacaaggaAATCTGTTTccattaggtttaggtttagaaCAATCTTTAGGGAAAACTAGTAGTACTAGTTTCATGAAGCTAAATGAAGAATCATCAACAACTTCAGGAATGGGacatgcttcatcttcttctaat GATAACAGAGGAGGAGGGCTAGGAAATTCAGCTCATATGTCAAATTTATTTCCCAGTGCATTTGGAGGACATCAtgtacagcagcagcagcaacaacgacATTCTGTGAGACCTACGCTACAATCCCATCAGGTTCATCAG CAGCCTTTCCACGGGCAACCTACACCAGGTGCTGCAGGTACTGTACAACATCCACCTGCAATTCGACCAAGAGTGCGAGCTAGAAGAGGACAAGCCACTGATCCCCACAGTATAGCAGAGCGG TTACGAAGAGAAAGAATAGCTGAAAGAATGAAGGCTTTGCAAGAGCTGGTTCCTAGTTCCAACAAG ACGGATAGAGCAGCTATGCTTGATGAAATTGTGGATTATGTCAAGTTCTTAAGGCTGCAAGTGAAG GTCCTGAGCATGAGCAGATTAGGAGGAGCTGGTGCAGTGGCCCAACTTGTTGCTGACACCCCACTTTCATCAGTTGAG GGGGAGGCTAGTGATGGCGGAAGCAATAGACAAGCATGGGAGAAGTGGTCAACTGATGGTACAGAACATCAAGTAGCAAAGCTCATTGAAGAAGATGTTGGAGCTGCGATGCAGTTCCTTCAATCCAAGGCCCTTTGTATAATGCCCATATCACTTGCGAGCGCGATTTACCATACACAAACAGATAACTCTTCTGCCATCAAACCTGAACCAAATGCCCAAAATCAGTAG